Genomic window (Bombus vancouverensis nearcticus chromosome 2, iyBomVanc1_principal, whole genome shotgun sequence):
CTGTCACATGGTATGCGAAACGTGTAAGTACTAATAGGGTGAACCAGTAGGATTATGTATTAAGTAACATTGAATTATTGTGTATACATCGTTCATTTCCAATTCAACGACTAACTCTGTATTATATGCATATAGTGATTTTACAAAAAAGTTATGaagataaaattaaaagtatttAATAACTTCATATCAGAAACATCTTGTGGTCAATTTTATTTACCTCTCATTTGTTCAAAAATAATACACTGATCATCATTATCTATCAATTAATCATTATTTGCTGCTTATTTGTTTAAATTTGCGTTGTTTAAGAAAGATTATCCTTTTGGACTTAATCCAGTTTATTTACCATAAATCGCAACAACAGGTACCGGTACGGATACTGGAGTACCGCAAACTTTTAATCTGTACCGAAATTTAACGTGATGGttcatacaaaataaatcttcacATTCTCACACTCATCTTTCGTATATACAGGATGTTTGGCTACAGGTGTAAATAAATTTAACGGATAATTCTTTAAACTAAGataagatgaaaataaaaaattaaaaaattgcacTTTTGGCTTTGCTTTTtagttattgacaattaaaaattagCCGAAATATCCCTGTGCGCAAGCAAACCTCCTTACACAAGCGAAAGTAGATCAGCCTAAGCAACGGGGTACACAGGGATCCTTAAATCGAACGATGCATAGATAGTAGCTTATCTCGTACATGTCGTAGAGAAGAAGATTATGACATTTGAAGACATAAACCATCCTACGCGACGTTTTGTAAGTAAAATCGTAGATTAAACATTATATCTACCTACTCTTTAAAATCCATAACAGTATATCGGAAACTGTCCCACAAAATTTTCAAGTTTAGGAgattaatattttctttaatcCTTTGCCTCCATAAATACACACATAAACAATGTTTATTGTTAACCCATAGTAGGTAATTGAGTGCGCTGCTCGCGCAAAGAGATAAAGCCTGAACGTTGTAGAAAATAAGTGAATGAAATGAACCGAATTGATATAATTACAAACAAGTCGTCTGTAATATTTCCTATATTCGCTGTAGCAAATTGCAGAGGGCGTAAGAAACCCTGAGATTTTTTTCTaggtcggtatttcagaaccTGAGACACAAAGAGCTATTTAATGTCACGTCTACTCTGCTTTTAGTTAATGTCACTactatactgaatcgataacGTCGCATGTGACACGATGATGATAAGGAGGTCAGATGATCACCAAAACATGGAACACAAAAAATGTATGTTAAATTTCATAACTATGTTGTATTTAGTTAATGGTGTGGTATTAAAAATGCATTGAGTGTCACATCTattttatactttgtttgtgGTACATAATACATGTGATGTTTGTATAGGAATGtagcaaatttttatttctattgacTCAATCAGTTTTGCTAGTTCAAATGAATATAATTTCTATACATACTGCtttaaatagtaaaatataaatccTAGCAATTGCCTATATCTCATTTATGGTTTTATTGTTAGGTTAGCATGTTAACAACGCCACGAACAAAAATGCCCGCTGTAGCGATTTTGGCGCCCTAACTTCAGACAGTGttagtatgtatatgtatagaggGAATTGCTTTAAGTTTGGACACTCGTTTAACCTGTTTGTAGTGTGACAGAAGATTTAAAAGCGCGATAAGTGTTTTATAAAGCTTTATTTCGCTTAGTACGTAAGAAAACATCGTGTGGAAAAACGATCATACCAAGAGGTACAttgtaacatttatttctttcatattcGTGTGAACAAATCGCTTTTGTTTATTTGAAATACATAACCTATGTTTTCACCTATAGATTTATTTAGAAAGTAACGTGTGCTAAGaaaatttcttattgtttaatatcattttattatcaTGTTTTGCATTAATATCACATTCCTGAATTTCTTTCTAGCATACAATCATTATAAGACAATAATACTTGTTTACGCGGATTTCTAACCTGTAAACAGAAATGTTATTTATTCTCCACagaattcaaatttatttattgttctttAATTTTCCATGTTCGTAATATACATAAACAACATCTCTGATATTAAATTTGCATATCATGTAGTAAAACTGATTTAACACGTAATAATACTTATGTGTATATTTACAGTGATATGAAGAAGGTAAAGCTGTGACAGTGGGaattaaacataaaaataacCCCGGTGACGACAAGAATATTTAACCTTATGCCCTCAGCTACCGGTACGTATTAAACAGcttgtaaatatataattatttatctcTTTTACAAAGGTATTGTTCTGcaaataattttgatattaactcCTCAGCTTTATTATAGTAAAATTTATCAAAGTAAGCCTTGAGAAGTGTTGGACTTGACatatatttgttgaaattaaatGATAATTGATTGTATAATGAATACCAAAGGTGTAACACCAATATCTGACCTTTATATAATCAATGTGGCACATACGTATTGCAGGAACTGTGaagcaaaataaataaagtacTTTGGATTTGTGTGGATGATATTACGTGAAACATACTTCCAGAAGAACTACATAATAGAAGTCCTCTTTAAAAGTAGTAGAATAGATTATAACATGCAATGAAGTTCCCAAGAAATATTCAGTCGCTGTTGCTGCAAGAAAAGGTGTGCGCTTTCAGAGAATTTCAGAAGAATGCACAAATCCTAGAAGGTGGTTATAGAGCCATTATATAGGCTCTgtaagataaataataaaatttttaatttataaaaaaatgctACAAACTACTGCATAGTatctgttataatttcatataatttgGTACAGAAACATGTTTAAATAATCTTTATGTAACAAGTTTATATGTCAATATAACATAAGGTATATGACCATTGATTAAGATATAACAATagaattcaatttttatattaagatATGACTATATATTACACAGTTTACGATCTTCATTTATGGTTGGTCTGTACCTATATGTAATACTATCAAATCATTTTTGTATTATTCAAGAACTAATGCTTACTCAAGGCAGTTGAAAAGAGTggatatggatattcaaacagTACCAACCAAAAATGGTTTTTCCTGCTATCTGTAATGATACAATTAATTAcactataaaatataatttacctAACACTAACTATTCAAATAGTAAAAGGGAAACACTACATGAAAAGTTACACATATAATGTATCGGTTTATTATTAGTATCGGACCAATGAATACTGATAATAGTCATTGtcagttcttttctttttgtttcatataaaataatacttatATCTTTACACATTTTCACAGGAGGAAATAACCCCATAGGGCAACAGAAGGGTGGGGCGACTATGCCCAGTAATGAAGAATGCGGGATCCGAGATGTTTGGGGACATAATCTCGAAGAAGAATTTCGAACAATTCGGCAAGTCGTGCAGCAGTATCAATATATTGCAATGGATACTGAATTTCCAGGAGTAGTTGCTAGACCCAttggtataatataataaaattataatttagttgtacaataattatttgtaaaataaaatatgatactTTATTATAGGAGAATTCAGGACTAGCGCCGATTATCAATATCAGTTATTACGATGTAATGTAGATCTCTTGCGGATAATCCAACTTGGTCTGACATTTCTCGACGAATCGGGAAATACACCTGGTGGTAGTTATACCACATGgcaatttaatttcaaattcaatttaCAGTAAgttatacataattcaatataGAACAATATAAAGACAtcaaatataacaatactaacGTTGAACAATTTTTTAGAGAGGATATGTATGCGCAAGATAGTATAGATATGCTACAAAACAGTGGTATACAGTTCAAAAAACACGAAGAAGAGGGTATTGATCCGTTAGATTTTGCCGAATTATTGATGACATCGGGAATTGTTCTTGTTGACGACATAAAATGGCTATCCTTTCATTCTGGTTACGATTTTGGCTATCTATTGAAACTTCTTACAGATCAAAATTTACCCCAAGAAGAAAGTGAATTCTTCGAACTTCTTAGGATATATTTTCCAACAATATATGATGTAAAAGTATGTTTTGTATAGACATCTGTTATAATAAAAACTATTTCCACCTCTAATATGTGACATTTTGTTCACAGTATTTAATGAAATCTTGCAAAAATTTGAAAGGAGGTCTACAAGAGGTAGCAGAGCAATTGGAAATTCAAAGAGTTGGTCCCCAACATCAGGCTGGTTCTGATTCGTTACTTACGGGAATGGTTTTCTTTAAAATGCGAGAGGTAaacaaatatttcgaataaaacTATATTAACCAACAAATCGTATATtgtcttatttttataattatatatgttgTTTTAGATGTTTTTTGAAGATAATATTGATGATGCGAAATATTGTGGCCATTTATATGGTTTGGGAACATCATTTGTCGTAAACGGTTCAGGAGGATACCTAGACAGTAATGGAGATAATTCTTCGTCTTCGTAATGTTAAAAAATACCACATCTCAGTCGCAACAGATTATTTCattacaaat
Coding sequences:
- the Pop2 gene encoding CCR4-NOT transcription complex subunit Pop2 isoform X3, which codes for MPSNEECGIRDVWGHNLEEEFRTIRQVVQQYQYIAMDTEFPGVVARPIGEFRTSADYQYQLLRCNVDLLRIIQLGLTFLDESGNTPGGSYTTWQFNFKFNLQEDMYAQDSIDMLQNSGIQFKKHEEEGIDPLDFAELLMTSGIVLVDDIKWLSFHSGYDFGYLLKLLTDQNLPQEESEFFELLRIYFPTIYDVKYLMKSCKNLKGGLQEVAEQLEIQRVGPQHQAGSDSLLTGMVFFKMREMFFEDNIDDAKYCGHLYGLGTSFVVNGSGGYLDSNGDNSSSS
- the Pop2 gene encoding CCR4-NOT transcription complex subunit Pop2 isoform X2; protein product: MPSATGGNNPIGQQKGGATMPSNEECGIRDVWGHNLEEEFRTIRQVVQQYQYIAMDTEFPGVVARPIGEFRTSADYQYQLLRCNVDLLRIIQLGLTFLDESGNTPGGSYTTWQFNFKFNLQEDMYAQDSIDMLQNSGIQFKKHEEEGIDPLDFAELLMTSGIVLVDDIKWLSFHSGYDFGYLLKLLTDQNLPQEESEFFELLRIYFPTIYDVKYLMKSCKNLKGGLQEVAEQLEIQRVGPQHQAGSDSLLTGMVFFKMREMFFEDNIDDAKYCGHLYGLGTSFVVNGSGGYLDSNGDNSSSS
- the Pop2 gene encoding CCR4-NOT transcription complex subunit Pop2 isoform X1; this encodes MKFPRNIQSLLLQEKVCAFREFQKNAQILEGGNNPIGQQKGGATMPSNEECGIRDVWGHNLEEEFRTIRQVVQQYQYIAMDTEFPGVVARPIGEFRTSADYQYQLLRCNVDLLRIIQLGLTFLDESGNTPGGSYTTWQFNFKFNLQEDMYAQDSIDMLQNSGIQFKKHEEEGIDPLDFAELLMTSGIVLVDDIKWLSFHSGYDFGYLLKLLTDQNLPQEESEFFELLRIYFPTIYDVKYLMKSCKNLKGGLQEVAEQLEIQRVGPQHQAGSDSLLTGMVFFKMREMFFEDNIDDAKYCGHLYGLGTSFVVNGSGGYLDSNGDNSSSS